From a single Bacillus gobiensis genomic region:
- a CDS encoding MFS transporter, giving the protein METGIQQQSREKIIRLLAFTLVISVMSATMFNIVLPEISADYHLSYSQVSWVSSAFLLIYAIGTVIYGKLADSYKLKNLLTFGLIFFAIGSMIGLASQDYWMVLLGRILQAMGAAVIPATASIIPVRYFPPESRGRALGISMTGLAIGNALGPVVAALMVSVLHWRWLFCMPLLTLFTLPYYRKYLVEEIGKKEKIDWIGGGLLAGTIALLLLAITNNSLLSGTGCLFLFVLFLVRIRSIKEPFIKPALFRNKGYSLGLIIAFLATGVGYSLPFLSPQLLSDVNHLAPGLVGFAMVPAAVATAFLGQKGGKLADVKGNSFLLYMASVLLLICFVLLSSFAGILPVFIAFFLVFGNVGQSFMYIALSNSISRTLPKDQSGVGMGLLAMLNFLAGAVSAGIYSKVVDQGANFHWNPVNLHRDAFVYSNIYIVLVILHVSILLLYYFQFGKAERKNKYTKKLNHEPNT; this is encoded by the coding sequence GTGGAAACCGGAATCCAGCAGCAATCACGAGAAAAAATCATTCGTCTTCTCGCATTCACACTTGTCATTTCTGTCATGAGCGCGACGATGTTCAATATCGTATTACCCGAGATTAGCGCAGATTATCATCTTTCATACTCGCAAGTAAGCTGGGTATCGTCAGCCTTTTTACTGATCTATGCGATTGGAACCGTTATCTACGGGAAACTGGCTGATTCCTACAAACTCAAAAATCTGCTGACATTCGGATTGATCTTTTTTGCTATCGGATCCATGATAGGGCTTGCCTCCCAAGACTACTGGATGGTGCTTCTCGGCCGGATATTGCAGGCCATGGGTGCCGCAGTCATTCCAGCAACGGCTTCAATTATTCCGGTTCGCTACTTTCCGCCGGAGAGTCGGGGACGCGCTTTAGGGATATCGATGACCGGTTTAGCGATCGGAAATGCATTGGGCCCTGTCGTCGCCGCTTTAATGGTCAGCGTTCTTCATTGGCGATGGCTGTTCTGTATGCCGCTCCTTACGTTGTTTACCTTGCCTTATTACCGAAAATATTTAGTCGAAGAAATTGGTAAGAAAGAGAAAATCGATTGGATTGGGGGCGGGCTGCTCGCTGGAACAATAGCTTTACTGCTTCTGGCCATCACAAATAATTCATTGCTGTCTGGCACAGGGTGCTTGTTTTTATTTGTTTTGTTTCTCGTGAGAATACGTTCAATCAAGGAGCCTTTTATTAAGCCGGCACTGTTCAGAAATAAGGGTTATTCTCTTGGGTTGATAATTGCATTCCTGGCAACTGGAGTCGGATACTCGCTCCCTTTCTTAAGTCCGCAATTGTTGAGCGATGTCAATCATCTGGCTCCGGGGCTCGTCGGTTTCGCAATGGTTCCTGCTGCTGTCGCCACCGCTTTTTTGGGACAAAAAGGCGGCAAACTGGCCGATGTTAAAGGGAATTCATTTCTTTTATACATGGCATCGGTCCTGTTATTGATCTGCTTTGTACTGCTGTCTTCCTTTGCGGGAATCTTGCCGGTGTTCATTGCTTTCTTTCTTGTCTTCGGCAATGTGGGGCAATCGTTCATGTACATCGCCCTGTCCAATTCGATTTCCCGGACGTTACCAAAAGACCAGAGCGGGGTTGGCATGGGACTGCTGGCGATGCTGAACTTTCTTGCCGGGGCTGTATCAGCCGGGATATACAGCAAGGTTGTTGACCAGGGAGCAAATTTTCATTGGAATCCGGTAAATTTACATCGAGACGCGTTTGTATACAGCAATATCTATATTGTTCTTGTGATTTTACATGTAAGTATTCTATTACTCTATTATTTTCAATTCGGCAAAGCAGAAAGAAAAAACAAGTACACGAAAAAACTGAACCATGAGCCGAATACATGA
- a CDS encoding NADPH-dependent FMN reductase, with protein MKITIFNGTARKKGRTKIAADYIASTYQTEYFDLSEYDLPIFNGEEQQYSLENVKKLRDTVKHSDAVVLLSPEYHSGMSGALKNAIDFLSFEQFAHKPVAIIAAAGGGKGGINALTNIRTVMRGVYANVIPKQLVLDPINFDYENRTLTEDAKAGIKGVMEELMMYAKMTVSDSSSM; from the coding sequence GTGAAAATAACCATTTTTAACGGAACAGCAAGAAAAAAAGGGCGGACGAAAATCGCAGCTGATTACATTGCCAGTACGTATCAAACCGAATACTTTGATTTAAGTGAGTATGATTTACCGATTTTCAACGGGGAAGAGCAACAGTATTCTTTAGAAAATGTCAAAAAACTTAGGGATACGGTAAAACATTCTGACGCAGTTGTGTTACTATCTCCCGAATATCATAGCGGGATGAGCGGAGCATTAAAAAATGCGATTGATTTCTTAAGCTTTGAACAATTTGCCCACAAGCCTGTCGCCATTATCGCAGCAGCAGGCGGCGGAAAAGGCGGAATCAACGCTTTAACAAATATTCGAACGGTCATGCGGGGTGTCTATGCCAATGTCATTCCCAAGCAGCTAGTCCTTGATCCGATTAACTTCGATTATGAAAACAGAACATTAACGGAGGATGCCAAAGCCGGTATTAAAGGGGTTATGGAAGAACTTATGATGTATGCCAAAATGACCGTTTCAGATAGCAGCAGTATGTAG
- a CDS encoding NADP-dependent oxidoreductase: MKAAAFSSFGPPEVLQILEVDTPQAGPGEVRVRVKAAGVQPVDCAVRKGWSPSGATVRFPQIPGNEFTGVIDQIGNGVTGFSVGSKVLGFQVLGCYAEYVVVSADQVVSKPQDMPWEKACAMSASGQTAHTALQELGVSQGDTVLIHAAAGGVGTVAVQLAKEWGATVIGTASEQNNNYLRSLGAIPVSYGDGLVERVRALAPDGIDAAFDAAGGDALHASVELVRDKSRIGTIVAYDLADQLGVRWIRSNRSSSRLAELIDLYSQGKLDIHIRQTFPLNQAAEAHREIETGHGRGKVVLMVK, from the coding sequence ATGAAAGCAGCAGCGTTTTCCTCCTTTGGACCTCCCGAGGTTCTGCAGATATTGGAGGTTGATACACCACAAGCCGGTCCCGGTGAGGTAAGGGTCCGCGTCAAGGCCGCAGGCGTACAGCCGGTTGACTGCGCTGTTCGCAAAGGATGGTCTCCCTCTGGGGCGACAGTGCGTTTCCCGCAAATTCCGGGCAATGAGTTTACAGGAGTTATTGATCAAATTGGTAACGGTGTAACAGGATTTTCTGTCGGCAGTAAGGTGCTCGGCTTCCAAGTTCTCGGATGCTATGCTGAATATGTTGTGGTGAGTGCCGACCAAGTCGTTTCCAAGCCGCAGGATATGCCTTGGGAAAAAGCATGTGCAATGTCAGCTTCCGGGCAGACGGCTCACACCGCATTGCAGGAGCTCGGAGTTAGCCAAGGAGACACCGTTTTGATTCATGCCGCTGCAGGCGGTGTCGGTACCGTTGCCGTGCAGCTGGCCAAGGAATGGGGTGCAACAGTCATCGGCACCGCCAGCGAACAAAACAATAACTACCTGCGCTCACTCGGCGCAATCCCGGTCTCATATGGGGATGGTCTGGTTGAAAGGGTTCGTGCCCTTGCACCTGATGGTATTGACGCCGCATTTGATGCCGCTGGAGGGGATGCCTTGCATGCCTCGGTGGAATTGGTAAGGGATAAATCCCGTATCGGAACGATCGTCGCTTACGATCTTGCCGATCAACTTGGAGTTCGCTGGATTCGCAGCAATCGTTCCTCTTCCCGACTCGCCGAACTGATTGACCTCTACTCCCAGGGTAAGTTGGACATTCACATAAGACAGACCTTCCCTCTCAATCAAGCTGCTGAGGCGCACCGAGAGATTGAGACAGGACACGGCAGAGGAAAAGTCGTACTCATGGTCAAATAA
- a CDS encoding alpha-amylase has translation MKRNHTMMQFFEWHVSSDGSHWQLLKKLAPELKKRGIDSVWIPPVTKAQSVEDTGYGVYDVYDIGEFDQKGAVRTKYGTKQELLDAIAACKNNGINVYIDVVMNHKAGADETEVFKVIEVDQFDRTKEISDPFDIEGWTKFNFTNRKDTYSSFKWSFEHFNGTDYDAKRDKTGIYKIIGDYKDWNKNVTDEFGNYDYLMFANIDYNHPGVKKEMIQWGKWLADTTKCNGFRLDAIKHINHDFIKEFVTEMIRYRGRNFYFVGEFWNPELKACQEFLNHIDYSIDLFDVSLHYKLHEASVSGSEFDLSTIFNDTLVQTHPLHAVTFVDNHDSQPNESLESWVEDWFKQSAYALILLRQDGYPCVFYGDYFGIGGEEQVDGKKEAIDPLLYARYHKAYGEQTDYFDHPNTIGWVRHGHPEILHSGCAVVISNGKDGQKRMYVGEERAGEVWVDFTRTRSDQITIQEDGTAVFPVNEKSVSVWALPEV, from the coding sequence TTGAAAAGAAACCATACAATGATGCAATTCTTTGAGTGGCATGTCTCAAGCGATGGATCTCATTGGCAGCTGTTAAAAAAGCTGGCTCCTGAATTAAAAAAGAGAGGCATTGATTCTGTCTGGATCCCGCCTGTTACAAAAGCACAATCCGTTGAAGATACCGGATACGGGGTTTATGATGTTTATGATATCGGCGAATTTGATCAAAAAGGTGCGGTGAGAACAAAATACGGAACTAAACAAGAACTGCTGGATGCAATTGCCGCTTGCAAAAATAATGGAATCAACGTGTATATTGATGTCGTAATGAATCACAAAGCCGGGGCAGATGAAACAGAAGTATTCAAGGTTATCGAAGTCGACCAATTTGATCGAACGAAGGAAATTTCAGACCCTTTCGATATTGAAGGATGGACAAAATTCAATTTTACTAACCGTAAAGACACATACTCTTCTTTCAAGTGGAGCTTTGAGCATTTTAATGGTACCGATTATGACGCAAAACGAGACAAGACCGGCATTTATAAAATTATCGGTGATTATAAAGATTGGAATAAAAACGTCACAGATGAATTTGGAAATTATGATTACCTGATGTTCGCCAACATTGATTATAATCATCCCGGGGTAAAAAAAGAAATGATTCAATGGGGAAAATGGCTGGCGGACACAACGAAGTGCAATGGCTTCAGGCTCGATGCGATTAAACATATTAATCATGATTTTATTAAAGAATTTGTTACGGAAATGATTCGTTATCGCGGCCGTAATTTCTATTTTGTCGGAGAGTTTTGGAATCCCGAACTAAAAGCGTGCCAGGAGTTTTTAAATCACATCGATTACAGTATCGACCTATTTGATGTATCCCTGCATTATAAGCTCCATGAAGCATCAGTGTCCGGAAGTGAATTTGACCTTTCAACCATTTTTAATGATACCCTGGTTCAAACCCATCCGCTTCACGCCGTAACCTTTGTAGATAATCATGACTCACAGCCAAACGAATCTCTTGAATCATGGGTGGAGGATTGGTTTAAACAAAGTGCCTATGCCCTTATTTTGCTTCGCCAGGATGGATATCCTTGCGTTTTTTACGGCGACTATTTCGGAATTGGCGGAGAAGAACAGGTAGATGGAAAGAAAGAAGCCATCGATCCTCTCCTTTACGCGCGGTATCACAAAGCATATGGAGAACAAACCGATTACTTCGACCACCCGAATACGATCGGATGGGTTCGCCACGGCCATCCGGAGATCCTGCATTCAGGCTGTGCAGTTGTTATTTCTAATGGAAAAGACGGACAGAAGCGAATGTATGTTGGAGAAGAACGTGCGGGAGAAGTATGGGTCGATTTCACCCGGACGAGATCGGACCAAATAACAATTCAAGAGGACGGGACAGCTGTCTTTCCCGTCAATGAAAAAAGCGTTTCGGTGTGGGCGCTTCCTGAGGTATAA
- a CDS encoding GNAT family N-acetyltransferase produces MFTETEIKYYQYMNQPQPAEPPVYLYRNPLVPLMYDHNFIYFERMPDVSFFQNVHEDEKNRNLKDGMGHTRYYFPVGEEAGPQLKNFLSENGFTQDRMLYYKVDQEAVSKWLSREDNTTLEVTNELLLDQYLSINKAYDLQISERFADQKQILNKTIYQLPKIKQYLAFCGGKPAGSGELFIDDENGIAKAENLFISESFRNTGLARQLLKTMFIDNKEEISSMYAVTYEEDTAKHFYEKLGFTYVYSQHSALQIIK; encoded by the coding sequence ATGTTCACTGAGACTGAAATAAAATATTATCAATATATGAATCAGCCGCAGCCTGCCGAGCCGCCTGTATACCTATATAGAAATCCATTAGTTCCATTAATGTACGATCATAATTTTATTTATTTTGAAAGGATGCCCGATGTTTCTTTTTTTCAAAACGTGCATGAGGATGAGAAAAACCGGAATCTAAAGGATGGCATGGGGCATACGAGGTACTACTTTCCTGTAGGGGAAGAGGCTGGGCCGCAATTAAAAAACTTTCTTTCCGAGAATGGGTTCACCCAGGACCGAATGCTGTATTACAAAGTCGATCAAGAAGCGGTTTCGAAATGGCTTTCGCGGGAAGACAATACAACTCTAGAAGTAACAAATGAATTACTGCTCGATCAGTATCTTTCCATAAACAAAGCGTATGACCTGCAAATTTCCGAGCGTTTTGCCGATCAAAAGCAGATATTAAATAAAACGATCTATCAACTGCCGAAAATCAAGCAGTATCTTGCCTTTTGCGGCGGAAAACCTGCGGGATCCGGCGAATTATTTATTGATGATGAGAATGGCATAGCGAAGGCGGAAAATTTGTTTATCAGCGAAAGCTTTCGAAACACGGGCCTTGCAAGACAGCTGTTGAAAACGATGTTTATTGATAACAAAGAAGAAATCTCTTCCATGTATGCTGTCACATATGAGGAGGATACAGCCAAGCATTTCTATGAAAAACTTGGCTTCACATATGTCTATTCTCAGCATTCGGCATTACAAATTATAAAATAA
- a CDS encoding sodium:solute symporter — translation MYILNNFTYLDYGILIVYLILVGVFATYVGKNQRSTKDYFLGGRKITWWAIGISVMATQAGAITFIGTPGWGYEGGLEQIVTFINVPLVMAFLIVTFVPFFYKSEIYTAYEYLERRFDQKTSTLTSLLFLISRGLATGITLYAPALVLSVITGWSTTITIVLMAVLSIAYTVFGGIRAVIWSDVIQMIVLWFGAVVSLWTIFTLLPGGLGAAMTVASEANLLNSFNFSLDSSAEYTVWAGVIGGVFFHAAYFGADQSQIQRVLTSKSVKESQFSLIFTGIIMVPQMLLFLFIGVLLYVFYSYHGAPHYNDINELFLRFIVNELPTGITGLIIAGVFAAAMSSLDSALNSLSAVTVHDIYKKFFKKKASEAHYLKASRWATIFWGAYAMVFAFFAGSLGPLIEVINQIGSYFYGSLLGAFLLALFTKRANGWGAFIGILAGMAAVFLTEQLVEISWLYYSMIGTIVSVVVGYLISLAGEKPDKAKLAGLTMYKKEIDEAVEKRAKTAEEIEVEQAERSMGKWPFLLIGYFILIMAFLFWLQSV, via the coding sequence ATGTACATACTGAATAATTTTACTTATTTAGACTATGGAATTCTCATTGTGTACCTGATTCTTGTAGGAGTGTTTGCGACATACGTAGGAAAGAATCAACGATCGACGAAGGATTATTTTCTTGGCGGAAGAAAAATAACATGGTGGGCCATCGGAATTTCGGTCATGGCTACCCAGGCGGGAGCCATCACTTTTATCGGAACTCCTGGCTGGGGCTATGAAGGCGGATTGGAGCAGATCGTAACGTTCATCAATGTTCCGCTCGTCATGGCGTTTTTAATAGTCACATTTGTTCCTTTCTTCTATAAATCTGAAATTTATACTGCCTATGAATATCTTGAACGAAGGTTTGACCAAAAAACGAGCACGCTGACCTCTTTATTATTTTTGATTTCACGAGGCCTGGCAACGGGGATTACGCTATATGCTCCAGCCCTTGTATTATCAGTGATAACTGGATGGAGCACGACAATCACGATTGTTTTAATGGCCGTGCTGTCGATTGCCTATACGGTTTTTGGCGGTATTCGTGCGGTTATTTGGTCGGACGTTATTCAGATGATTGTCCTCTGGTTTGGCGCGGTAGTCAGTTTATGGACCATTTTCACTTTGCTTCCGGGAGGTCTTGGAGCTGCAATGACAGTTGCATCGGAAGCGAATCTATTGAATTCCTTTAATTTTTCGCTAGATTCGTCAGCAGAATACACTGTATGGGCAGGCGTTATCGGAGGAGTTTTCTTTCATGCAGCCTATTTTGGTGCAGATCAAAGTCAGATCCAGCGTGTTCTTACAAGCAAATCTGTGAAAGAAAGCCAGTTTTCGCTTATCTTTACAGGGATCATAATGGTTCCGCAAATGCTGTTATTCTTGTTTATTGGCGTTCTTCTGTATGTGTTTTACAGCTACCACGGTGCTCCTCACTATAATGACATAAATGAACTGTTTCTAAGATTTATCGTCAATGAACTTCCCACAGGCATTACTGGTTTAATTATAGCCGGTGTATTTGCGGCAGCAATGTCCAGTCTTGATTCAGCGCTTAACTCACTCTCAGCTGTCACCGTTCACGACATTTATAAGAAATTTTTTAAGAAAAAAGCATCCGAAGCTCATTACTTGAAAGCCTCACGCTGGGCTACGATTTTTTGGGGCGCTTATGCGATGGTGTTTGCTTTTTTCGCTGGCAGCCTTGGTCCGCTTATTGAAGTTATTAATCAAATTGGTTCCTATTTTTATGGATCTCTTCTCGGAGCATTCCTACTTGCCTTATTTACGAAACGGGCGAACGGCTGGGGTGCATTTATCGGAATTTTGGCAGGGATGGCCGCCGTTTTTCTCACAGAGCAGCTTGTTGAAATCTCCTGGCTTTATTACAGCATGATTGGCACCATAGTCTCAGTCGTAGTTGGGTATTTAATCAGCTTAGCTGGAGAAAAACCTGATAAAGCTAAGCTTGCAGGCTTAACCATGTACAAAAAAGAAATTGATGAAGCAGTGGAGAAAAGGGCAAAAACAGCTGAAGAAATTGAAGTAGAACAGGCAGAACGCAGCATGGGAAAATGGCCATTTCTTTTAATCGGATACTTTATTTTGATCATGGCTTTCCTTTTCTGGCTGCAATCAGTGTAA
- a CDS encoding MATE family efflux transporter, which produces MKQHDFTEGNLIKQLMLFSAPIMLTNLLQVSYQFIDSLWVGNLIGSRALGAVSVASVVLFTVLSFIIGLNNATLTILSQQKGKNNIDGLKSYLNAFVVILTILAVCLGIIGFVFAEFILMLLQTPLAMLPEAAAFLKINFLGILFLFGYNFIATVLRALGDSKTPLRFVIIAVVLNIILAPIFISGFTWGVEGAAIATVLSQGLAFVYGMIVSIKKGLISFVMPSLPKKEEVLLIMKLGIPSGLQMTVIAAGSTAIMSVVNSFGEDAVSGFGAAQRLDSLILLPAMALGTAVNSMAGQNMGAHRFERVHKISWYAVIYNFCIMITIALLLVFFAEFGVRLFLQEEAAVQFGTDYLKIIAFFYPFLGINFILNGTVRAAGAMYAVLILNIISFWVLRYPMTYLFSSMIGENGIALGMGVSFFISSFFAVLYYRYGKWKTKKLFA; this is translated from the coding sequence ATGAAGCAGCATGACTTTACAGAAGGAAATTTGATAAAGCAGCTGATGTTGTTTTCTGCACCGATTATGCTGACCAATTTGCTGCAGGTGTCCTATCAATTCATCGACAGTTTGTGGGTGGGCAACCTGATCGGAAGCCGTGCACTCGGGGCGGTATCGGTTGCCAGTGTTGTCTTGTTTACGGTTTTGTCCTTTATCATAGGCCTGAATAATGCGACTCTTACGATATTGTCTCAGCAAAAGGGAAAGAACAACATAGATGGATTAAAAAGCTATTTAAATGCGTTTGTCGTAATCCTTACGATTTTAGCTGTTTGTCTTGGAATTATTGGTTTTGTGTTTGCCGAATTTATTCTTATGCTATTACAAACTCCGCTAGCAATGCTTCCGGAAGCAGCTGCCTTCTTAAAAATTAATTTTCTTGGGATTTTGTTTTTGTTTGGATATAACTTTATTGCTACTGTGCTCCGCGCGCTTGGTGACAGTAAGACGCCGCTGCGTTTTGTTATCATCGCGGTCGTGTTAAACATCATTTTGGCGCCAATTTTTATCTCCGGGTTTACTTGGGGAGTGGAAGGAGCGGCAATTGCGACGGTTCTTTCTCAGGGTTTAGCATTTGTTTACGGTATGATTGTTTCGATAAAAAAAGGCCTGATTTCTTTTGTCATGCCATCCTTGCCGAAAAAAGAAGAGGTTCTGTTAATCATGAAGCTGGGCATTCCATCCGGCTTGCAAATGACAGTTATAGCGGCGGGTAGTACTGCGATTATGAGTGTAGTGAATTCATTTGGAGAGGATGCGGTGTCTGGATTTGGCGCGGCACAGCGCTTAGACAGCCTGATCCTGCTTCCGGCGATGGCCCTTGGGACAGCTGTTAACAGCATGGCTGGGCAAAACATGGGGGCACACCGCTTCGAACGAGTACATAAAATCTCCTGGTATGCCGTGATTTATAATTTTTGCATCATGATCACAATTGCTTTGCTGCTGGTGTTTTTTGCTGAATTCGGGGTCCGGCTGTTTTTACAGGAGGAGGCCGCCGTGCAATTCGGGACCGATTATTTAAAAATAATCGCCTTTTTTTATCCGTTTCTCGGCATTAATTTTATTTTAAACGGAACGGTACGAGCTGCGGGGGCGATGTATGCAGTACTCATATTGAATATCATTTCTTTTTGGGTGCTCCGTTATCCGATGACGTATCTCTTTTCTTCCATGATCGGAGAAAACGGAATTGCTTTGGGCATGGGCGTAAGCTTTTTCATCAGCAGTTTTTTCGCAGTTCTCTATTATCGCTATGGAAAATGGAAAACTAAAAAATTGTTTGCGTAA
- a CDS encoding helix-turn-helix transcriptional regulator: MLMEAICEKRTYSREYDSHEHSYGQFLFPLKGNMDLLTKEQKIELDRDHGLYLPPACTHTFRSSTRNECLVLDIPERFLTKNTSSMFIPIDQQWSSIRFLLLEEAALQRSSSSALTELTGYVSRKLTKSPSSSIEYIHRHFLKSISVEELANIEHYHPTYYSAWFKQKTGKSLKAYLSELRVKEAMRLLRETDWTITRISEEFQFEHSSSFTRWFRSYAGVTPKQYRQ; encoded by the coding sequence ATGCTAATGGAAGCCATCTGTGAAAAAAGAACATACTCCCGAGAATATGATTCCCATGAACATAGCTATGGACAATTTCTTTTTCCGCTTAAAGGCAATATGGATTTGCTAACAAAGGAGCAAAAAATCGAACTTGATCGAGACCATGGCCTTTATTTGCCGCCAGCATGCACCCATACCTTCCGTTCATCCACTCGAAACGAATGCCTCGTGCTAGATATTCCAGAGCGGTTTTTAACGAAAAACACATCAAGCATGTTTATTCCAATCGATCAGCAATGGTCTTCCATACGTTTTTTACTTTTGGAGGAGGCAGCTTTACAACGATCCTCTTCTTCAGCATTGACGGAATTGACCGGTTATGTCAGCCGAAAGTTAACGAAGTCGCCTTCCTCTTCCATTGAGTACATCCATCGGCATTTTCTAAAGTCGATTTCGGTGGAAGAATTAGCAAACATCGAGCACTATCATCCGACTTATTATTCCGCTTGGTTTAAGCAAAAAACAGGAAAAAGCCTAAAAGCATACCTTTCCGAATTGCGAGTAAAAGAAGCGATGCGCCTGTTACGGGAAACTGATTGGACCATCACACGCATTAGTGAAGAATTTCAGTTTGAGCACTCTTCTTCGTTCACAAGGTGGTTCAGAAGCTACGCAGGTGTAACCCCTAAGCAGTACCGTCAATAA
- a CDS encoding cold-shock protein, with translation MAYYNKANQEPLPTDDINTWECSQENCNGWMRKNFTSSSQPSCPLCGNEMISGIRHITVLANGIMDKEKK, from the coding sequence ATGGCTTATTATAATAAAGCAAATCAAGAGCCCTTGCCGACAGATGACATTAATACATGGGAATGTTCTCAGGAAAACTGCAATGGTTGGATGAGAAAAAATTTCACCAGCAGCAGCCAGCCATCCTGCCCTCTTTGCGGAAATGAAATGATAAGCGGAATACGTCACATCACTGTCCTAGCCAACGGCATTATGGATAAAGAGAAAAAGTAG
- a CDS encoding tetratricopeptide repeat protein, with translation MGESETVANENISTIDIADLLNEWYLRIRKHDGEGAFDLKDKIDEIIPNIELKEDLKYYYSLLSYKHDSTFPSFHTQKAEFVFDQSLLNTSLDEIDNMLSYYFYLNKGTIEFNKNNLNTAINYYTIAELKLRNISNEIEMALYHYRIAKLYFQVRQTLFSINHTKKAQGIFTGYENFDMYLMGCKQLLGANYLDIEEYDLAEKFFLEALNDSKRAKSNIFISSSMHNLAIVYARQKKFEKSVFYINKALECKEYSESKHYIRSIYLLASNYNKINNPNNALMQKGLEYCKEHNNIEYEIKFKIESLIANNSMDKVAFNNLLNQIEKQYLFYDLEFQSKSISNYFKKNGDLENAYYFLERSSQSRNKQMQKEVRK, from the coding sequence ATGGGAGAATCTGAAACAGTTGCGAATGAAAATATCTCAACTATAGACATTGCCGATCTATTAAACGAATGGTATTTACGTATCCGAAAGCATGACGGTGAGGGAGCTTTTGACTTAAAAGATAAGATAGACGAAATAATCCCTAATATCGAGTTAAAAGAAGATTTGAAGTACTATTATTCACTTTTGTCGTACAAGCACGACTCTACTTTTCCATCCTTTCATACTCAAAAAGCAGAATTTGTGTTTGATCAATCACTTTTAAATACTTCTCTGGATGAAATCGATAATATGCTTTCATACTATTTTTATTTAAATAAAGGCACAATAGAGTTTAATAAAAATAATTTAAATACTGCGATTAATTATTACACAATTGCTGAATTGAAATTAAGAAATATCTCAAATGAAATTGAGATGGCTTTGTATCATTACAGAATCGCAAAACTTTACTTTCAAGTAAGACAAACGCTTTTTTCAATTAATCATACAAAAAAAGCACAAGGGATTTTTACAGGATATGAAAATTTTGATATGTACCTAATGGGTTGTAAACAACTTTTAGGTGCTAATTATTTAGATATCGAAGAATACGATTTAGCAGAGAAATTTTTTCTGGAAGCTCTTAATGACAGTAAAAGAGCAAAAAGTAACATTTTTATTTCTTCTTCAATGCATAATTTAGCAATTGTATATGCTCGTCAGAAAAAATTCGAAAAAAGCGTCTTTTATATTAATAAAGCTCTCGAATGCAAAGAATATTCAGAGTCTAAGCATTATATTCGCTCCATTTATTTGTTAGCCTCAAATTATAACAAAATTAATAACCCAAATAATGCATTGATGCAAAAGGGTTTAGAATATTGTAAAGAACATAACAATATTGAATATGAAATTAAATTTAAAATTGAAAGTTTAATAGCAAATAATAGCATGGACAAGGTTGCTTTTAATAATCTATTAAACCAAATAGAAAAACAATACTTATTTTACGACTTAGAATTTCAAAGTAAAAGTATTTCAAATTATTTCAAAAAAAATGGTGATTTAGAAAACGCCTATTATTTTTTGGAAAGATCTTCACAATCACGAAATAAACAAATGCAAAAGGAGGTGAGAAAATGA